In Quercus robur chromosome 11, dhQueRobu3.1, whole genome shotgun sequence, the following proteins share a genomic window:
- the LOC126704764 gene encoding receptor kinase-like protein Xa21 produces MVIVVIVRYILPTMIAAILALFLIFVLMRCRKRDSKLKGQGDLLPLATWRRITYLELEQATYGFNEGNLVGKGSFGSVYRGKLSDGTSVAVKVFNLNIEEGFKSFEAECGVMRSIRHRNLVKIISSCSSIDFKALVLEYMPKGSLKKWLYSHNYFLDMIERLGIMVDVASSLEYLHHGCALPVVHCDLKPNNILLDNDMVAHVSDFGISKFLSNEDSTIQTMTLATIGYMAPKTPKERSNMRDIVTTLKNIKLKFLKDVGED; encoded by the exons ATGGTCATTGTAGTTATTGTAAGGTATATTCTACCAACAATGATAGCAGCAATACTAGCATTGTTCCTCATATTTGTTTTGATGAGATGCCGAAAGAGGGATTCAAAACTAAAAGGTCAAGGAGATTTGTTACCTCTAGCTACATGGAGAAGAATAACATATCTAGAACTTGAACAAGCAACATATGGATTCAATGAAGGCAACTTAGTTGGAAAAGGGAGTTTTGGCTCGGTGTACAGAGGGAAACTTTCAGATGGGACTAGTGTTGCAGTaaaggtttttaatttgaatatagAAGAAGGGTTTAAGAGTTTTGAAGCTGAATGTGGTGTAATGCGCAGTATTCGCCACCGTAATCTTGTGAAAATCATAAGTAGTTGTAGTAGCATTGATTTTAAAGCCTTGGTACTAGAGTACATGCCCAAGGGGAGCCTTAAGAAGTGGTTGTATTCTCATAACTACTTCTTGGATATGATAGAAAGATTGGGCATAATGGTAGATGTTGCATCATCATTGGAGTATCTTCATCATGGTTGTGCTTTACCTGTTGTCCATTGTGATTTGAAGCCCAACAATATCCTCCTAGACAACGATATGGTTGCACATGTGAGTGACTTTGGCATTTCAAAATTCTTAAGCAATGAAGACTCTACGATTCAAACCATGACACTAGCCACTATTGGTTACATGGCACCAA AGACACCAAAAGAGAGGTCAAACATGAGAGATATCGTTACaacactcaaaaatatcaaattgaagTTTCTAAAGGATGTTGGAGAAGATTAA
- the LOC126704765 gene encoding probable LRR receptor-like serine/threonine-protein kinase At3g47570: MAELWSWWVKAGVTVGGGPHGGGGEVPLEIVTLQNLTELSLANNNLTGRIPNALFNNSKLELICLCMNQLEGLLPSSIGNWLPNLKFVYLWDNELDGIIPSSISNASKITELELGANNFFGSIPNTLGNLRHLEKLNLVNNILTRDSLSLELSFLTSLTNCKNLTTIMLADNPLSGTLPNFIGNFSTSLEEFVAFNCNIIGTIPTGIGNLSNLMTLNLDDNKLVGPIPTTIRGMRKLQGLNLHHNRLKGIIPNDICHLRNLVELHLNQNELLGAIPPCWGSLSKLQKLSLESNKLTSIPSSLWSIEDILQINLSFNSLSGHLPSDVLNLEQVVNIDLSWNQLSGDIPTFGGLCPLENLFLAHNKFQGHIPQLFDMLISLESLDLSNNNLSGEIPKSLMELRCLKYFNVSFNRLQGEIPSGGVIDQFSGLSFMGNRALCGPTPTTSSTL; the protein is encoded by the exons ATGGCTGAGTTGTGGTCTTGGTGGGTGAAGGCTGGTGTAACAGTGGGTGGTGGCCctcatggtggtggtg GTGAAGTACCACTCGAGATTGTCACTCTTCAAAATCTAACGGAACTAAGTTTAGCCAACAACAACTTAACTGGTCGCATCCCAAATGCACTCTTCAATAACTCAAAGCTTGAACTCATTTGTCTATGCATGAACCAGCTAGAAGGCCTACTTCCATCAAGCATAGGAAATTGGCTTCCAAATCTTAAGTTTGTTTACCTATGGGATAATGAACTAGATGGAATAATTCCCAGCTCTATCTCAAATGCTTCTAAGATCACAGAACTAGAGTTGGGTGCAAACAATTTCTTTGGCTCTATTCCTAATACTTTGGGAAATTTAAGGCATCTTGAGAAACTCAATTTAGTCAACAATATTTTGACCAGAGATTCTTTAAGTCTAGAATTGAGTTTTCTCACATCTTTGACAAACTgcaaaaatttgacaactatAATGCTAGCAGATAATCCCCTTAGTGGCACCCTTCCAAATTTCATTGGAAATTTCTCTACTTCTCTTGAAGAATTTGTAGCATTTAATTGCAACATTATTGGCACTATTCCTACAGGGATTGGTAATTTAAGCAACTTGATGACCCTAAACCTAGATGACAATAAATTGGTTGGACCAATTCCAACTACAATTCGAGGGATGAGAAAGCTCCAAGGTTTGAATCTTCACCACAATAGACTCAAAGGAATCATCCCAAATGATATTTGTCACTTGAGGAATTTGGTTGAATTACATTTAAATCAGAATGAGCTCTTGGGAGCAATACCACCATGTTGGGGAAGTCTTTCTAAACTTCAAAAGTTGTCCTTGGAATCCAACAAATTGACTTCCATTCCCTCATCCCTTTGGAGTATTGAAGACATACTGCAAATAAACTTGTCCTTCAATTCTTTAAGTGGCCATCTACCATCAGATGTTTTGAATTTGGAGCAGGTAGTAAATATAGACCTATCATGGAATCAACTATCAGGTGACATTCCTACTTTTGGAGGTTTGTGTCCTTTGGAAAACCTATTCTTAGCACATAACAAATTCCAAGGTCATATTCCTCAGTTATTTGATATGTTGATAAGCTTGGAAAGCTTGGATCTatctaataacaacttatcaggAGAAATTCCCAAGTCTCTAATGGAACTCAGATGCCTCAAATATTTCAATGTATCTTTCAATAGATTGCAAGGTGAAATTCCATCTGGGGGTGTTATTGATCAATTCTCAGGTCTATCATTCATGGGAAATCGAGCATTATGTGGTCCAACCCCGACTACAAGTTCCACCCTGTGA